From one Cyprinus carpio isolate SPL01 chromosome B3, ASM1834038v1, whole genome shotgun sequence genomic stretch:
- the LOC109061373 gene encoding cytochrome P450 2K1-like, with protein MAVFESLLQFSSTGTLLGALLLLLVLYLLSTGSKSQKEGKEPPGPKPLPLLGNLLTLDLTRPFDAFFELSKTYGNIFQVFLGPKKTVLLVGYKTVKEALVNHAEEFGDRDIGPNFRIMNDEHGILFSNGENWKEMRRFALSNLRDFGMGKRGSEEKIIEEIQYLKGEFDKFEGKPFDTTQPVNYAVSNIISSIVYGSRFEYTDPQFTQMVDRANENVRVAGSISMMLYNIFPWLGPFLKNKKIIIHNILQNRQQMMNLINGLLDTLNPLDRRGFVDSFLIRKQSEEKSGKKDSYFHQDNLMMSVTNLFVAGTDTTGTTLRWGLMLMAKYPHIQDRVQEEIDRVIGGRQPVVEDRKKLPYTDAVIHETQRLANIVPLSLPHVTSCDVTFNGYFIKKGTTVVPLLTSVLKDPSEWEKPNSFYPEHFLDEKGQFVKRDAFIPFSAGRRVCLGESLARMELFLFFTSLSYRFSTPPGVSGDDLDLKGVVGVTLNPSPHKLCAIRRS; from the exons ATGGCTGTTTTCGAGTCGCTGCTGCAGTTTTCCAGCACAGGTACATTACTGGGAGCTTTGCTGTTGCTTCTGGTTTTGTATTTGCTTTCTACTGGATCCAAATCTCAGAAAGAAGGGAAAGAGCCACCGGGACCCAAACCACTGCCGCTGCTGGGGAACCTGCTGACCCTTGACCTCACGAGACCCTTTGACGCCTTTTTTGAG CTGTCTAAAACCTACGGGAACATATTCCAAGTGTTTCTGGGTCCCAAAAAAACTGTGCTCTTAGTTGGATACAAAACCGTCAAAGAAGCTCTTGTGAACCATGCAGAAGAGTTCGGAGACAGAGATATTGGACCTAATTTCAGGATAATGAATGACGAGCATG GGATCCTGTTTTCCAATGGAGAGAACTGGAAAGAGATGCGACGCTTCGCTCTCAGCAACCTGCGGGACTTTGGGATGGGCAAGAGAGGAAGTGAAGAGAAAATCATAGAGGAAATTCAGTATCTGAAAGGAGAGTTTGATAAGTTTGAAG GGAAACCCTTCGACACGACACAGCCTGTGAACTACGCTGTGTCAAACATCATCTCATCTATCGTGTACGGCAGCAGATTTGAATACACAGACCCTCAATTCACTCAAATGGTCGACAGAGCAAACGAAAATGTTCGGGTTGCTGGATCGATTTCAATGATG CTGTACAACATATTTCCTTGGTTGGGTCcattcctgaaaaacaaaaagattattaTACACAATATTCTGCAAAATAGACAACAGATGATGAATTTGATCAATGGTCTTCTGGATACTCTGAATCCACTCGACCGCAGAGGATTTGTCGACTCTTTTCTCATCCGTAAACAGAGCGAAGAG AAATCTGGCAAGAAAGACTCATACTTTCACCAGGACAATCTTATGATGTCGGTGACAAATCTCTTTGTTGCTGGTACTGACACCACAGGAACAACTCTGCGCTGGGGTCTGATGCTTATGGCCAAATATCCTCATATACAGg ATCGTGTTCAGGAGGAGATTGACAGAGTGATCGGTGGACGTCAGCCAGTGGTGGAAGACAGAAAGAAATTACCGTACACAGATGCTGTGATCCATGAAACTCAAAGACTGGCCAACATAGTACCCTTGAGTCTACCGCATGTAACCAGCTGTGATGTTACCTTCAATGGATACTTCATCAAGAAG GGCACCACTGTAGTTCCTCTGCTGACGTCTGTTTTGAAGGATCCGAGTGAATGGGAAAAACCAAACAGCTTTTACCCAGAACACTTCCTTGATGAGAAGGGCCAGTTCGTCAAAAGAGATGCTTTCATACCCTTTTCTGCAG gacgcAGGGTTTGTCTTGGAGAGAGTTTGGCCAGGATGGAGCTCTTCCTGTTCTTCACCTCCCTTAGCTACCGCTTCTCAACTCCACCTGGAGTGTCTGGAGATGATCTGGATCTCAAAGGAGTAGTAGGAGTCACATTAAATCCATCGCCACACAAGCTGTGTGCGATCAGACGCTcctga